Genomic window (Candidatus Binataceae bacterium):
TCTGATTTCGTTCTCCATTTTCATCGCTTCGACGGTCAGCACGCCGTGCTCGGCCTCGACCTCGTCGCCCGGGTTCACCAGCACGCTGACCACTCGCCCGGGCATCATAGCCTTGAGCTCGACGCGCCCGCTCAAAGCGCGGCCGGTTCTGGCACGCGTGGCGCGCCGCTTCTCGTCGATCAGGTTGATGCGCCATGCGCCGGCGCGCGAGCTTACGATCAGCTCTTCGCCCTCGGGCGTAACGTCGAAGTCGAACGAACGGCTCCCGATCAAGACTGAAAACGAGCCCGCGCCGACGCGCCGCAGATCGAGTTCGAAGCGTTGATCGCCCAGCCGCACCGCGCAGGAATTGGCGTCGATCTCCTCAAAGTCGAATTCGTGTTCGATGTCCTGCAGCGTGGCCAGGTAGCGCATGGTCGTTCTCTTAGCGTCTCAAAACGTCGAGGCGGCCGAGCGTCTTCCATGCCGAGCCGCCGCGAGCCAATCCGCGTGCCGCACCGGCTGCGGCCTCGGAAGCGCGGCCGTTGCCCAGCTTCTGCGCGGCAGCCGCCGCCGCCAGCGCTGCCGCGATGAATTCCGGATCGCCGGCCTGCTCGCCGGCCGGACCCTCCGCCGACAGCTCTGCCGGATGGTATTCCTGGCCGATGAAGTTGGTATCGTATTCGCCGCCGAGGAACACCGGATGGCTCATCAGCCAACGATGGAAATCCAGGTTGGTGGTAAGTTCGCCGGCGATCACGAACTCGCTCAGCGCGCGGCGCGTCCGCGCGATCGCCTCGGCGCGGTCGCGGCCCCATACCACGAGCTTCGAGATCATCGGATCGTAAAACACGGGCACTTCGGCGCCCGCGTAAACGCCCGCGTCGTTGCGCACGCCGGGACCGCTGGGCCATCGCAGCGTGTCGATCCTACCGGGCGCCGGGACGAATCCGGCCGCGGAATCTTCGGCATAGATGCGGCATTCGATCGCCCAACCGCGCTGGCTCAAATCCTCCTGTCTGAAGGGCAGCGGAGCACCGGCGGCGACCTCGATCTGCGCCTTCACCAGGTCCACGCCGGTGACCATTTCGGTGATCGCGTGCTCGACCTGGATGCGCGTGTTCATTTCGAGAAAGTAAAAATTGCGATCGGCGTCGGCCAGGAATTCGATCGTGCCGGCGCCGACATAGCCAACCGCCTGCGCCGCCTTGACCGCGACCTTGCCCATCGTACGGCGCATCGCCGGCGTGATAAACGGCGACGGCGACTCCTCGACGACCTTCTGATGGCGCCGCTGAATCGAACATTCGCGCTCGAACACATGCACGGTGTTGCCCGCGCGATCGGCGAATACCTGGAACTCGATGTGACGCGGGCGGCTCAGATATTTCTCGACGTAGAGGCGGGCGTCGCCGAACGACGACTTCGCTTCGCCGCCCACGGAGCGGATCGCGGAGACCAGCTCGGATT
Coding sequences:
- a CDS encoding biotin/lipoyl-containing protein, which codes for MRYLATLQDIEHEFDFEEIDANSCAVRLGDQRFELDLRRVGAGSFSVLIGSRSFDFDVTPEGEELIVSSRAGAWRINLIDEKRRATRARTGRALSGRVELKAMMPGRVVSVLVNPGDEVEAEHGVLTVEAMKMENEIRTPKAGKVIEVRVAAGQTVEKGEVLAIIE
- the accC gene encoding acetyl-CoA carboxylase biotin carboxylase subunit, with protein sequence MFKRILIANRGEIAVRVIRACRDLGIETVAVYSEADRAALHVREADYAVAVGPSPASESYLKTERILDAAKKTGAEAIHPGYGFFSENAGFASAVAQAGLVFIGPSPEAIKAMGDKVEARKAMAAAGVPVVPGSPGTLAGEDEVRAAAAGIGYPVMLKAAAGGGGKGLRFVEKESELVSAIRSVGGEAKSSFGDARLYVEKYLSRPRHIEFQVFADRAGNTVHVFERECSIQRRHQKVVEESPSPFITPAMRRTMGKVAVKAAQAVGYVGAGTIEFLADADRNFYFLEMNTRIQVEHAITEMVTGVDLVKAQIEVAAGAPLPFRQEDLSQRGWAIECRIYAEDSAAGFVPAPGRIDTLRWPSGPGVRNDAGVYAGAEVPVFYDPMISKLVVWGRDRAEAIARTRRALSEFVIAGELTTNLDFHRWLMSHPVFLGGEYDTNFIGQEYHPAELSAEGPAGEQAGDPEFIAAALAAAAAAQKLGNGRASEAAAGAARGLARGGSAWKTLGRLDVLRR